Within Quercus lobata isolate SW786 chromosome 5, ValleyOak3.0 Primary Assembly, whole genome shotgun sequence, the genomic segment cctattttggcggctcagtcgcgggtatgtcaagtcgcgtgcctcagtcgcgtcttcgcgggtcattttttgcgacttgttcgcgagtggaaggtccagtcgcgagggttactcagagattttcgcgacTCAGCTCGcaactcactcgcgggtagaccttccagtcgcgaaaaacacttagaaaaatttttcaaatttttgtccttgagtgttttggcggcttgaactggcgactgtgtggcggcttaatcaagtcgcgaaaaacgcgtgtttggcaaaaataggagcaatttttaaatctttttcagttttccctcgaacatttgtgactgttcatcttccctctaaactatctcccccccaaacactccgtgctcccatttccaatttccattgttgcatattttctgctcaaattcttcaagtctcaggtatgggttttcagttttgaactcatttctacttgtttttgtgtttttccctttgatttttcgcatatgtttatgatttagaaatgggtttgtgctTCGGATATTGCTCTttgttcatgcttagcttgCGGATGCTGTTGCTAGAGTTTGATTTGatcttagttgtttttttttttttttttttgctcttcatcctgtgcttagctaagtgtttcttttattttatttgaacttGAGCTGTTGAGCTATTTCAAAATGTTTCGTTTGAGGTTGTGAGTTTTACTATGCTGAATGTGCTTGTTCTATTGTGTTAATCTATTGGGAGCATCTGTTAGTTTCAAAATGCTGATTGTgtgtcatatcatttttctattatatgtctcaatgacatatatctacctttaggatagtttctccatgttgttcttgtgtttcctattttaggcttgtttatccatgtgGATGATCTAAGAAGcttattgtttaagtgtttaagTTCATCCGTGTGGCTGTaatctctttgttaattacatgaTACTGACTAGGTCTTCACATATATTGTTCTATGCTGTTGTgacctcttctgattgttcacagatggctctctcacctccgaagaagaaaactcctgcaaagaaggctgacaaaagattgaaaatggattctaaactgtttaggtcagttcatcactttgagagatacaaggatatcttcttgaaagcaggaattattcaagaaagatttgtagatttggaagACTTAAGACAatcctttatccccagctgttttgaaggaagaggatgggaaaagcttctgagtgatttccctgtagtatgtgaacccctgattagggaattttattcaaatgctgtgataaaggagaatgagttaagttgctgggttagaggtaaagaattcattttggatgcacatgtcatagatgatgtgctagggcttgaaggattagaagatgaggaatttatcaattataaggataggagtgtttctattgaaacagttcaacaaaggataggtgggcagagagaagggaaatgtttgaataccactgcctttccagtggacatgagatgtctaacaataatcatgatgtttaacctctatcccataaagaagttgactacaatcaactgtgctagaacaatttttctgatggatctcaaagaaaagaatttcattgacataagttcccacatatatgacaccattgtggatgagacaagaacaacctctaggccaaaattgatctttcccagtttgctaatgaggatttttagaaggaagggtgttccaatcccttaagacatcagtcccatgtccacaccctctgcaattaacaagcttacctgcaaaaggataagtgttaggcttctaggagaagaagatgaaggtgatgaaggagagggtgtaccaatggagactgaagcagaggcagcaggacatgcatcaacctcaacacccaggaggagtggcaaaaggtctagagcatcaacttcttcagatacacctttAGATGCTtttcaaatcattctggaacgacttgatgggatcagagaagtctagactgagcactctgagaggatgagagccatgcaggaccagattgatgttttgtctgcaaaacttgacaacTTCACCACCCAGCCTGatcagtgaccctttggccattccggtcaaaaagggggagatgttttcTTTCTGGTTgataatgacattgatgattgagaagcagaaaagcagctcttaagggggagtaatgtgttgagggggagttgtcaaagtTGTCAAGATCAgaaactttgtttatatatgcttatgttttgggtatttaatgtttatatgggtttgatacactgtgtttttggtgtatagttgtttctaactcttaacctatactcttagtttaaactttaatatattttgatgatgttattcaggatgttttgtgtttgtatccatgtgcttttgtaagcttttaggcttaatgttttatgcatagtttgtaggttttatagtttgtaccttgcttattgcagcctttatgctatgttgaaatcagtactttaatctaaatgtcttgcattttggtttatgtactgtcactcttgtgcccttgtaggattgttcctagatgcatataccttatgtattatgcattggttgagtgttgaacatacaagtgtcttgccttatacttgttaacttgtatgtccttgtgttcatttcaagtgtgaatgagcactgtgatcactaccttgtggtgttcacttggttgatcaagccatggtttgtttctttacttcatctttgcttgatcacatattgcctgtttcatatgcatttataattttctgcttacaatgatcatggtgtattgttgtgtttcaggagtattatgttcatatgattcaagtgcttcacagtttctagagttaggtgtgagtgacttttgttcaactgttcccaactcacatgttaagtctagagtctgttttagggttttgtcacggaatagccaaagggggagattgtaaggttgaatttattcaaccatctaattggttttattccgcgccaaatttgcttgtaattcagcatttagtaaccctgtatttaggtgggtttgatgtaagggtagtgagtgagatagagtgaagattgctcaagagtgtgcaagaaaacagagactcgcggctgggactcgcgggtgactcgcggctgcaagccgccagacgcagcacacgtgccaagcatgctggaagatgaacagtcatgctagttggagcactacaggacaaaacaggataactggccatacggttatctcgcgactggatctcgcgacttggttaagccgcgaggtcaagccgcgagccacccctgttttgtaaaacttgacgtttcacattcctctcccactccagtataaataccccttttacccacgattgttagagagtttccagagagatttttgagagagaaaccctaaagaaaaacaagattgattcacccacaatctataccttagagtctcttcaaattcttcaactctcttcctctccattgtcaaatccttgagaggcattataccaaacctggttctcaccatcatcattactgttagacagctgtttggatttctgggaagcagttaggaaggaaccaatcttcattggttgatgctatggtctagtagcggaatccgagaagctagaaaagaaaaaggttcggcgcaacctcgttggagcaagaagcttggagggcttaggtgcactgggtagattaggcttggagggtctattgctgtccatgtatcccaactgtattttctagtggattgtttaccgcttggagggcggcgaagaggttttatgccgagggcttcggtttcctcttcgataacacatcgcgtgttgtctttgtgtttgcatcttccttcctctctatctttgcctttttattatttgctgtggattatgttttgttttggcttagatagtttttaatcaatttcatattatagcatatgttaagtttccgcacactagttgtttgacatattgcttgaattggttaagttgtaatttgggggtctaaacgttcaaaggtgtttatacacgtttttaaACTTTCATATACCacatttgaatatatatatatatatatatataaattaaaaaaaaaaaaaacacattgtaTAACACATTGAATATATATCAATGCTTTATTTGTTTGTCTCATTTTTAATGTTCCATTGAATGCTCCAGCAATTAcaaattgtcattttttttttcttcttttaatgaaagttttaaaCGAAGAAAATGAACACATAATAGTCTGCATTAGGTGGATTTTAAGTGGAACATTAAAAAATGAGATCCTTTATTTCGTAATTAAAAGCAATTCACATACCATATCAATGCACAATCAACCTAACCCTCGCATGGCCCTTCGAAATTTGAAACTGCTCAGTTATACCAAGATGCGCCATCAGAAGCCATACATGAGTGAGTAGCTCTCCGCCTCGACAGAGTTGCTGAGCATGACGGTTCCATCGACATTTAGTTGCAGCATAACACAGCATTTCCACCCATACATGACTTATAAACTCCCACTTCTTTTCAGTCTGCAGGCATTGTAATGATTTAGCAAGTTTACAGCCATCGAATAGCACTGACTTGCTTCTGTCTCCTTTCACTTCAGATGGAGGAATATCGGTGCTCACTTCAAGTAACTTTCTACAAGCTTGGTTCAAATcagatatttttctttgtttcagaAAATCAATGGCCTCAGCCCACGTGTCTTGGAACCTGATTTGTTCAATGCCATTGGGCAGCATGACAGGACGCATGACTAGAAGATACAACATATACTCTGATATCAACTTGCTGACTTCGCTATTTGGACAATAATCAGAATAATGACATAGGGTTGTTGCAATATGCCAGAGAAGAATGCTTTGGTCAAATTCTGCCTCAATGCTCTCTTCCACTGTTTTTATATCATCTTTGCTGATCTCATAGATGCATTTTGCATCTTTAGTAAGTGGCTCAGATTCTATCTCGGGGTTCTCCTCATGTGTTCTGCGCTTGTCTTTTTCCTTGCAATCATAGCATTTCGCATTTTTAAGAACCTCGTTACCTCTACACTCACATAATTTCTTGCAAGCTTCATATGAGGtattctttgatttttctaaaagctgatcaaatatcaatttcttcaaaTCCTTAGAAACCTCCGCTGATTGTTGGAATCGAATCTTCTCCAAAAAGTCATGATTGAATAAGAACTGTTGGACGACACTGCACTTGGCTGGCTTCTGATGAAGGCAATATCTTATTAGGTTGTATTGTCCCATGGTGTTTGACCACCTCTTGATCCCGCACATTCGGACTGATGAAATGGCTCTATACAAAATATCCACCGCAGCATT encodes:
- the LOC115989859 gene encoding uncharacterized protein LOC115989859, which codes for MVLWVPYLSTDWFATVALSIISNNLGEKPIDPELIMTAFWAPFFLLHLGGLDTITAYSLEDNTLWRRHALSLVSQVTVGGYIFLRAWNSTHLNYIAAPTFIPGLIKIGERIWVLRSASSENFKASMLSKPDPGLNYARYMEEYLSKKEEGFKVQSCPSIEATVVADVSFVAPKNVMIPGAASLQDAYILFWSFRPLFADLILGIQDIKNSQSFFHEVNSSEAFEVIEVELGFMFDMLYTKAFKVYSKMGVILRLLSFSSTMSVLLAFLIIDKDDYSRDDIIITYILLVGAIVLEIYAVLVLVTSDWTMLWLSERKNAAVDILYRAISSVRMCGIKRWSNTMGQYNLIRYCLHQKPAKCSVVQQFLFNHDFLEKIRFQQSAEVSKDLKKLIFDQLLEKSKNTSYEACKKLCECRGNEVLKNAKCYDCKEKDKRRTHEENPEIESEPLTKDAKCIYEISKDDIKTVEESIEAEFDQSILLWHIATTLCHYSDYCPNSEVSKLISEYMLYLLVMRPVMLPNGIEQIRFQDTWAEAIDFLKQRKISDLNQACRKLLEVSTDIPPSEVKGDRSKSVLFDGCKLAKSLQCLQTEKKWEFISHVWVEMLCYAATKCRWNRHAQQLCRGGELLTHVWLLMAHLGITEQFQISKGHARVRLIVH